From a single Arachis hypogaea cultivar Tifrunner chromosome 3, arahy.Tifrunner.gnm2.J5K5, whole genome shotgun sequence genomic region:
- the LOC112789348 gene encoding uncharacterized protein, with protein MKPQNGGVSRVQKGNHSTQVEGPNWILIAAGALLSTLSVRLGYKLKQALDSKPKQNSTSVPKGNGKPFNMRKSPDCFMQSNGYSHAQDNHGCFSCNSGTGSRMELKCPPNGQTLSESDGALPLVTVPATEYNKENGVMWACSPDRLELPSKPFHHSNCSDSPCVSESGSDIFSKREVIQKLRQQLKRRDDMILEMQDQIAELQSSLNAQLGLSSHLQMQLESANRELFDSEREIQRLRKAIADHCVGRVPHDKSSTVAAWPAEARNGHANGHLDGENNLESPEKTRDDEERIEMLRKQVGELKEVIEGKEFLLQSYKEQKAELSLKIRELQHRLDSQLPNIL; from the exons atgaaaccGCAGAACGGTGGGGTGTCTAGAGTTCAAAAAGGAAATCATTCTACTCAAGTTGAAGGGCCTAATTGGATTCTTATTGCTGCCGGTGCTTTGTTGAGTACATTATCCGTTCGTCTTGGTTACAAATTGAAGCAGGCACTTGATTCGAAGCCAAAGCAGAATTCAACTAGTGTTCCAAAAG GAAATGGAAAACCTTTCAACATGAGGAAATCCCCAGATTGCTTTATGCAGTCTAATGGATATTCCCATGCACAAGATAATCATGGCTGCTTCAGCTGCAATTCAG GAACTGGAAGTCGTATGGAACTTAAGTGCCCACCAAACGGCCAGACATTGAGTGAATCTGATGGTGCCCTCCCTTTGGTGACTGTTCCTGCTACTGAATATAACAAGGAAAATGGTGTCATGTGGGCATGCTCTCCTGACCGTCTTGAATTGCCTTCGAAGCCATTCCACCATTCAAACTGCTCAGATTCTCCATGTGTATCTGAATCTGGGTCCGATATTTTTAGCAAGCGGGAAGTCATACAGAAACTGCGGCAACAATTGAAGAGAAGAGATGATATGATCCTAGAGATGCAAGATCAAATAGCTGAATTGCAAAGCTCACTCAATGCTCAGCTCGGACTATCTTCTCATTTGCAAATGCAGCTTGAATCTGCAAACAGAGAGTTATTTGACTCGGAGAGAGAGATCCAACGTCTGAGGAAAGCAATCGCTGATCACTGTGTTGGACGTGTTCCACACGATAAATCTTCCACCGTCGCTGCCTGGCCAGCTGAGGCTAGAAATGGCCATGCAAATGGCCATCTAGATGGGGAGAATAATTTGGAGTCCCCTGAGAAAACAAGGGATGATGAGGAGAGAATCGAGATGCTTAGAAAGCAAGTAGGAGAGTTGAAAGAGGTAATTGAAGGGAAAGAATTCTTGCTCCAGAGCTACAAGGAACAGAAGGCAGAGTTGTCTCTGAAAATCAGGGAATTGCAACATAGATTGGATTCTCAGCTGCCTAACATTTTGTAG
- the LOC112789349 gene encoding uncharacterized protein translates to MEEAKALQQHQQQLLLQQQQQQQQQQQQHQQQHHFMLLQQLQKQQQQQQAQAAAISRFPSNIDAHLRPIRPLGLQQNPSPNPNSAPNPNPNNPILNLQQQQHHQNPNSNHVSQQQTQQSQTQSQTQQHQQQQQQQQQQKAIRPGNQMELQMAYQDAWRVCHPDFKRPFSSLEDACERLLPYHVVADYEAEEDDRILDSDTTGQMLSRSQQWDNNIAAKIAEFTATFEKQALAFNIITQKRGLGEFRSEERLMFEQALLQEEKRAMLELRAELESREKAGREAHEAKLRMAMVQAEQARADSQSHAEMMSRTPIRGSALGSQGSDIAIGHDMREQDQGGNAGEMMNGWGNNAQREEKEPSDDFLNDEAENGDTGTQDGWRDVGEFDLNAR, encoded by the exons ATGGAAGAGGCAAAGGCATTGCAGCAACATCAACAACAACTACTgttgcagcagcagcagcagcagcaacagcaacagcaacaacatcaacaacaacaCCATTTCATGCTGTTACAGCAATTGcagaagcagcagcagcaacagcaaGCACAAGCAGCTGCAATTTCTCGATTCCCTTCAAACATCGACGCCCACTTGCGACCCATAAGGCCCCTCGGTCTCCAACAAAACCCTAGCCCTAACCCTAATTCTGcgcctaaccctaaccctaacaatCCCATCCTCAAtctgcagcagcagcagcatcaCCAGAACCCTAATTCCAATCATGTCTCGCAGCAGCAGACCCAGCAATCGCAAACGCAATCTCAAACGCAGCAGCATCAGCAACAACAgcaacagcagcaacaacagAAAGCGATTCGCCCTGGGAACCAGATGGAGCTACAGATGGCATACCAAGATGCATGGCGGGTCTGTCACCCTGACTTTAAGCGACCATTCTCTTCTCTTGAAGATGCCTGCGAGAG ATTATTGCCATATCATGTTGTGGCAGACTATGAAGCAGAAGAGGATGATAGGATACTGGATTCTGACACCACTGGCCAGATGCTTTCACGGTCCCAGCAGTGGGATAATAATATTGCTGCTAAAATTGCTGAGTTCACAGCAACTTTTGAGAAGCAGGCACTTGCCTTCAACATAATAACCCAAAAAAGAGGTTTGGGGGAATTCCGATCTGAGGAGAGATTGATGTTTGAGCAGGCACTTCTTCAGGAGGAAAAGCGAGCTATGTTGGAATTAAGAGCTGAACTAGAGTCCAGGGAGAAGGCTGGTCGTGAAGCCCACGAGGCTAAACTTCGGATGGCAATGGTCCAGGCAGAGCAGGCTCGGGCTGATTCACAGTCTCATGCTGAAATGATGTCTCGAACCCCAATAAGAGGGAGTGCACTTGGGTCCCAAGGGAGCGACATCGCAATTGGTCATGACATGAGAGAGCAGGATCAGGGAGGCAATGCAGGTGAGATGATGAATGGATGGGGAAACAATGCTCAGAGAGAAGAGAAGGAGCCATCTGATGATTTCTTAAATGATGAAGCTGAAAATGGGGACACCGGCACGCAGGATGGCTGGCGTGATGTTGGTGAATTTGATCTGAATGCTAGGTGA